The Streptomyces sp. NBC_01255 genome window below encodes:
- a CDS encoding MarR family winged helix-turn-helix transcriptional regulator has product MAANQSERALVDEWRDVLALHARTTCELDRALHPYGLGASDFEVLDVLAEGAADDGPGSWRVQELAGRVHLSQSALSRTVARLEKDGLVLRGMCAEDRRGVQVKLTEKGLARHAEVRPLQREVLIRMLDRSS; this is encoded by the coding sequence ATGGCAGCGAACCAGTCCGAACGCGCGCTCGTGGACGAGTGGCGTGACGTCCTCGCCCTGCACGCCCGTACGACCTGTGAGCTCGACCGGGCCCTCCATCCGTACGGGCTCGGCGCCAGCGACTTCGAGGTCCTCGACGTCCTCGCCGAGGGCGCGGCCGACGACGGCCCGGGCTCCTGGCGCGTCCAGGAGCTCGCCGGGCGGGTCCACCTCAGCCAGAGCGCGCTGTCCCGTACGGTCGCGCGCCTGGAGAAGGACGGCCTGGTCCTGCGGGGGATGTGCGCCGAGGACCGGCGTGGTGTCCAGGTGAAGCTCACGGAGAAGGGCCTCGCGCGCCATGCCGAAGTGCGGCCGCTCCAGCGCGAGGTGCTGATCAGGATGCTGGACCGCAGCTCCTGA
- a CDS encoding maleylpyruvate isomerase family mycothiol-dependent enzyme, which produces MKIAEHITALETAGRALAEAAAEAGPDAEVPTCPGWRVRDLLRHTTTVHRWATAFVVEGHTTYHPDGGEPALDGDELLAYYREGHAGLVAALRAAPETLECWTFLPAPSPLAFWARRQAHETIVHRADAESALATGPGAVEPMSAADGIDELLCGFHGRESSRVRTPGPRILRVRATDTGDVWTVRLSATESPRAERGTQATAAADVEFSGTAGRLYLTLWNRLATDAVTLTGDDELARLWRENSAVT; this is translated from the coding sequence ATGAAGATCGCAGAGCACATCACGGCGCTGGAGACGGCCGGGCGGGCGCTCGCGGAGGCGGCGGCCGAGGCCGGGCCGGACGCGGAGGTCCCGACCTGTCCGGGGTGGCGGGTCCGGGACCTCCTGCGGCACACGACGACGGTGCACCGCTGGGCCACGGCCTTCGTGGTCGAGGGCCACACCACGTACCACCCGGACGGCGGCGAACCGGCCCTCGACGGCGACGAGTTGCTCGCGTACTACCGGGAGGGCCACGCGGGCCTGGTCGCCGCCCTGCGCGCGGCGCCGGAGACGCTGGAGTGCTGGACCTTCCTCCCCGCACCCTCGCCGCTCGCCTTCTGGGCGCGGCGGCAGGCACACGAGACGATCGTGCACCGCGCGGACGCCGAGTCGGCGCTCGCGACCGGGCCGGGAGCGGTCGAACCGATGTCGGCCGCCGACGGGATCGACGAGCTGCTGTGCGGCTTCCACGGCCGCGAGAGCAGCCGGGTACGTACACCCGGGCCGCGGATCCTGCGGGTGCGGGCCACGGACACCGGCGACGTCTGGACCGTACGCCTGTCGGCCACGGAATCACCCCGGGCGGAACGGGGCACCCAGGCCACGGCGGCGGCGGACGTGGAGTTCAGCGGGACGGCCGGGCGGCTGTACCTGACCCTGTGGAACCGGCTGGCGACCGACGCCGTGACTCTGACCGGAGACGACGAGCTCGCGCGGCTGTGGCGCGAGAACTCGGCGGTCACCTGA
- a CDS encoding MFS transporter, with protein sequence MTSPLTAAPKAAPQERWSPRLWGTLLVLCAAMFLDALDVSMVGVALPSIATDLGLSTATLQWIVSGYILGYGGLLLLGGRAADLLGRRRVFLIALAVFALASLLGGLVDSGPLLIASRFIKGLSAAFTAPAGLSIITTTFKEGPERNRALSIYTTCAATGFSMGLVLSGLLTELSWRWTMLLPAPVALIALVFALRLIPHSPREDSSGGYDLPGAVTGTAAMLLLVFTVVQAPEVGWTSARTLLSFLVAAALLVTFVLVERRSASPLVRLGVLRSGSQVRAQLGAAAFFGSYVAFQFIVTQYMQSLLGWSALQTALAFLPAGVLVALSSTKIGGIVDRFGTPRVIAVGFTLLVVAYALFLRISLTPQYAAVILPSMLLLGAACALVFPSLNIQATNGVDDREQGMVSGLLNTSIQVGGALFLAVITAVITADGEASPSPQAALDSFRPGLAVVTVIALAGLLITLPGLRKKRRTTTESVVVARSTSTDSPEKVAVRD encoded by the coding sequence ATGACCTCTCCGCTCACCGCCGCACCCAAGGCCGCCCCGCAGGAACGCTGGAGTCCGCGGCTCTGGGGCACCCTTCTCGTGCTCTGTGCCGCGATGTTCCTCGACGCCCTCGACGTCTCCATGGTCGGCGTCGCCCTGCCCTCGATCGCCACCGATCTCGGCCTCTCCACGGCCACGCTCCAGTGGATCGTCAGCGGCTACATCCTCGGATACGGCGGCCTGCTGCTCCTCGGCGGTCGCGCGGCCGACCTCCTCGGCCGCCGGCGCGTCTTCCTCATCGCCCTCGCCGTCTTCGCGCTCGCCTCGCTCCTCGGCGGACTCGTCGACTCCGGCCCGCTCCTGATCGCCAGCCGGTTCATCAAGGGCCTCAGCGCGGCCTTCACCGCCCCCGCCGGCCTGTCGATCATCACGACCACCTTCAAGGAGGGCCCGGAGCGCAACCGCGCACTGTCGATCTACACCACCTGCGCCGCCACCGGCTTCTCCATGGGCCTCGTCCTGTCCGGCCTGCTCACCGAGCTCAGCTGGCGCTGGACCATGCTCCTGCCCGCCCCCGTCGCCCTGATCGCCCTCGTCTTCGCGCTCCGCCTCATCCCGCACAGCCCCCGCGAGGACTCCTCCGGCGGCTACGACCTGCCGGGCGCCGTCACCGGCACGGCCGCGATGCTGCTCCTCGTCTTCACCGTCGTCCAGGCCCCCGAGGTCGGCTGGACCTCCGCCCGGACCCTGCTGTCCTTCCTCGTGGCCGCCGCACTCCTCGTCACCTTCGTCCTCGTGGAACGGCGGAGCGCGAGCCCGCTCGTACGGCTCGGGGTCCTGCGCTCGGGCTCCCAGGTCCGCGCCCAGCTCGGCGCGGCGGCCTTCTTCGGCTCGTACGTGGCCTTCCAGTTCATCGTGACCCAGTACATGCAGTCCCTGCTCGGCTGGTCCGCGCTCCAGACGGCCCTGGCCTTCCTCCCGGCCGGCGTGCTCGTGGCGCTCTCCTCCACGAAGATCGGCGGAATCGTGGACCGCTTCGGCACGCCCCGGGTGATCGCCGTCGGCTTCACGCTGCTCGTCGTCGCGTACGCGCTGTTCCTGCGGATCTCGCTGACCCCGCAGTACGCGGCGGTGATCCTCCCCTCGATGCTGCTCCTCGGCGCCGCCTGCGCGCTGGTCTTCCCCTCGCTCAACATCCAGGCCACCAACGGCGTGGACGACCGCGAGCAGGGCATGGTCTCCGGACTGCTCAACACCTCGATCCAGGTCGGCGGAGCGCTCTTCCTCGCCGTCATCACCGCCGTCATCACCGCGGACGGGGAGGCGTCGCCGTCTCCCCAGGCGGCGCTGGACAGCTTCCGCCCGGGCCTCGCCGTGGTCACGGTCATCGCCCTGGCCGGACTCCTGATCACCCTGCCGGGTCTCCGGAAGAAGCGACGGACCACCACCGAATCGGTCGTCGTCGCCCGCTCGACGTCCACGGACTCCCCGGAGAAGGTCGCGGTACGCGACTGA
- a CDS encoding response regulator transcription factor, producing MIRVLLADDQALVRAGFRALLDAQTDIEVAGEAADGGEAVEQVRSLRPDVVLMDIRMPGIDGLDATRRITDDPDLAEVRVVMLTTFELDEYVFEALRAGASGFLVKDTEPEELLRAVRAVVHGDALLSPGVTRRLIEEFAARSKAPAGTTALGALTEREREVMALVGIGLSNEEIARRLVVSPLTAKTHVSRAMVKLGARDRAQLVVLAYESGLVRPGWLG from the coding sequence GTGATCCGTGTGTTGCTCGCCGACGACCAGGCGCTGGTCCGCGCGGGGTTCCGGGCCCTGCTCGACGCCCAGACGGACATCGAGGTGGCGGGGGAGGCCGCGGACGGTGGCGAGGCCGTGGAGCAGGTGCGGTCGCTGCGCCCCGACGTCGTCCTCATGGACATCCGGATGCCGGGGATCGACGGGCTCGACGCCACCCGGCGCATCACGGACGACCCGGACCTCGCCGAGGTCCGGGTCGTGATGCTGACCACCTTCGAACTCGACGAGTACGTCTTCGAGGCGCTCCGCGCGGGTGCCTCCGGCTTCCTGGTGAAGGACACCGAACCGGAGGAGCTGCTGCGGGCGGTGCGGGCGGTCGTCCACGGGGACGCGCTGCTCTCCCCGGGGGTGACGCGGCGGCTGATCGAGGAGTTCGCGGCCCGCTCCAAGGCCCCGGCGGGCACGACCGCGCTCGGCGCGCTGACCGAACGGGAGCGGGAGGTGATGGCGCTCGTGGGGATCGGCCTCTCGAACGAGGAGATCGCCCGCCGACTGGTGGTCAGCCCGCTCACCGCGAAGACCCATGTGAGCCGCGCGATGGTGAAACTGGGCGCCCGGGACCGGGCCCAACTCGTGGTCCTCGCCTACGAGTCGGGCCTCGTGCGCCCAGGCTGGCTGGGCTGA